A genomic segment from Ramlibacter agri encodes:
- a CDS encoding VWA domain-containing protein produces MYFLWPQYLWLLLALPWLVAAYLWLLTRRSRQAVQYSSLRVAREAAARNWRRHVPPALLLLALAGLLVAMARPVARVPLPWARSSVLLAMDVSLSMRVTDVKPSRIVAAQEAAKLFLHDLPKDVEVGLITFAGSSEVVQRATLDREALVAAIDGFQMQVGTAIGSAIVVCLAELFPDQGIDVGEMTFGVRRQVRGLDDKDKPGPKEFQPVPPGSYRSAAIILLSDGRRTTGVDTLEAAKMAADRGVRIYVIGLGTVNGDASTPEGLPIYMQLDEPTLREVARMTGGEYHHAATAETLRGVYQNLGKRVQVTARETELTGLVALASALVIVLAGTLSLVWFRRLA; encoded by the coding sequence ATGTACTTCCTCTGGCCCCAGTATCTCTGGCTGTTGCTGGCGCTGCCCTGGCTGGTGGCGGCCTACCTGTGGCTGCTGACGCGCCGCAGCCGGCAGGCCGTGCAATACAGCAGCCTGCGGGTGGCACGGGAGGCGGCGGCGCGCAACTGGCGCCGGCACGTGCCGCCGGCGCTGCTGCTGCTGGCCCTGGCCGGCCTGCTGGTGGCCATGGCGCGCCCGGTGGCGCGGGTGCCGCTGCCCTGGGCGCGGTCCTCGGTGCTGCTGGCCATGGATGTGTCGCTGAGCATGCGCGTCACCGACGTCAAGCCCTCGCGCATCGTCGCCGCACAGGAGGCTGCCAAGCTGTTCCTGCATGACCTGCCGAAGGACGTGGAAGTGGGCTTGATCACTTTCGCTGGCAGCAGCGAAGTGGTGCAGCGCGCCACCCTGGACCGCGAGGCGCTGGTCGCGGCGATCGACGGCTTCCAGATGCAGGTTGGCACGGCGATCGGCAGCGCCATCGTCGTGTGCCTGGCGGAGCTGTTCCCCGACCAGGGCATCGACGTCGGCGAGATGACCTTCGGCGTGCGGCGGCAGGTGCGCGGCCTGGACGACAAGGACAAGCCCGGCCCCAAGGAGTTCCAGCCGGTCCCGCCGGGCTCGTACCGGTCGGCGGCGATCATCCTTCTCAGCGACGGCCGCCGCACCACCGGCGTCGACACCCTGGAAGCCGCGAAGATGGCGGCCGACCGCGGCGTGCGCATCTACGTGATCGGCCTGGGCACCGTCAACGGCGACGCCAGCACGCCCGAAGGCCTGCCGATCTACATGCAGCTGGACGAACCGACGCTGCGCGAAGTGGCGCGCATGACCGGTGGCGAGTACCACCATGCCGCCACCGCCGAGACCTTGCGCGGCGTGTACCAGAACCTCGGCAAGCGGGTGCAGGTGACGGCGCGCGAGACGGAACTCACGGGGCTCGTTGCCCTGGCTTCGGCGCTGGTGATCGTGCTGGCGGGGACGCTGTCGCTGGTATGGTTCCGGCGGCTTGCGTGA
- a CDS encoding M15 family metallopeptidase, whose protein sequence is MRCEDIHTNEQFRHLSTIPGIAIDLRYAGANNFVGRDLYGSLDCAWLHQRAAQGLERAVELLAQQAPGHRLLVLDALRPHRVQEQLWDHLGDTALRRYVADPARGSIHSFGMALDATLLDAGGRELDMGSGFDEMTELSHPHLEARHLAAGSLTPEQHRNREQLRGVMFGGGFQGIEDEWWHFEMLDRHHVRRHFLRVN, encoded by the coding sequence GTGCGTTGCGAAGACATCCACACGAACGAGCAGTTCCGGCATCTCTCCACCATTCCCGGCATCGCGATCGACCTGCGCTACGCGGGCGCGAACAATTTCGTCGGGCGCGACCTCTACGGCTCCCTCGACTGCGCCTGGCTGCACCAGCGCGCGGCGCAAGGCCTGGAGCGCGCGGTGGAACTGCTGGCCCAGCAAGCGCCCGGCCACAGGCTGCTGGTGCTGGACGCGCTGCGCCCGCACCGGGTGCAGGAGCAGCTGTGGGACCACCTGGGCGACACCGCACTGCGCCGCTACGTGGCTGACCCGGCCCGCGGCTCCATCCATTCCTTCGGCATGGCGCTGGACGCGACCTTGCTGGACGCCGGCGGCCGCGAGCTCGACATGGGCAGCGGCTTCGACGAGATGACCGAGCTGTCGCATCCGCACCTCGAAGCCCGCCACCTGGCTGCGGGCAGCCTTACGCCGGAGCAGCACCGCAACCGCGAACAGCTGCGCGGCGTCATGTTCGGCGGCGGCTTCCAGGGCATCGAGGACGAGTGGTGGCACTTCGAGATGCTCGATCGCCACCACGTGCGCCGGCACTTCCTGCGCGTGAACTGA
- a CDS encoding M24 family metallopeptidase: MESIWPDDTGDEFARRRAAVQQSLHARGVRRLVLTSTEAIYYLTGATYEPLERPVFLIVDAEWTDYKLLVPLLERTHLEKAWGVRPAGILTYREYPAPSGEGWADRILPLLDARFLFEPGTPFEIADHFVRSRGKPVDVLGAIRLVKSPWEIEQIKRAAKYADWGLQKVLQASYYGATVAEVYAAASVLQRKVIREVPDYDALASKSICAPWPAPLSSEPHSVPPLRMKLERGPHVALALTRVNGYAAECERTFFTAPPLPEERERFELMRAARRLVARHARPGASCHELDGAVNRFLEEKGWTPALRLHRVGHGFGLGNHEPPWLAEGSSDVLAANMVISIEPGLYQTGVGGYRHSDTFLVTDDGVQRLTHAPDTLEALTLRSRSLSHRVRAVFVQRALGTHSAPVRGVHVQTRASGVAAPPA, from the coding sequence ATGGAATCGATCTGGCCCGACGACACGGGAGACGAGTTCGCGCGCCGGCGCGCGGCCGTGCAGCAGAGCCTGCACGCACGCGGGGTCCGCCGGCTGGTCCTCACCTCCACCGAAGCCATCTACTACCTCACCGGCGCCACCTACGAGCCGCTGGAACGCCCGGTCTTCCTGATCGTCGACGCCGAGTGGACCGACTACAAGCTGCTGGTCCCGCTGCTCGAACGAACGCACCTGGAGAAGGCCTGGGGCGTGCGGCCCGCCGGCATCCTCACCTACCGCGAATACCCGGCGCCCAGCGGCGAAGGCTGGGCCGACCGCATCCTGCCGCTGCTGGACGCGCGCTTCCTGTTCGAGCCCGGCACGCCATTCGAGATCGCCGACCACTTCGTCCGCTCGCGCGGCAAGCCGGTCGACGTGCTGGGAGCGATCCGCCTCGTCAAGTCGCCGTGGGAGATCGAGCAGATCAAGCGCGCAGCGAAATATGCGGACTGGGGCCTGCAGAAGGTGCTGCAGGCCAGCTACTACGGCGCGACGGTGGCCGAGGTGTACGCCGCCGCCAGCGTCCTGCAGCGCAAGGTGATCCGCGAAGTGCCGGACTACGACGCGCTCGCCAGCAAGTCCATCTGCGCGCCCTGGCCCGCGCCGCTGTCTTCCGAGCCCCATTCGGTGCCGCCGCTGCGCATGAAGCTGGAGCGCGGGCCGCACGTGGCCCTGGCGCTGACGCGCGTGAACGGCTATGCGGCCGAATGCGAGCGCACCTTCTTCACCGCCCCGCCCCTCCCCGAGGAGCGCGAGCGCTTCGAGCTGATGCGCGCCGCGCGCCGGCTGGTGGCGCGCCATGCCCGCCCGGGGGCGTCCTGCCATGAACTCGATGGCGCGGTGAACCGCTTCCTGGAGGAAAAGGGCTGGACGCCCGCGCTGCGGCTGCACCGCGTCGGCCACGGTTTCGGCCTGGGCAACCACGAGCCGCCCTGGCTCGCCGAAGGCAGCTCCGACGTGCTGGCGGCCAACATGGTGATCTCGATCGAACCGGGGCTGTACCAGACCGGCGTGGGCGGCTATCGCCACTCCGACACCTTCCTCGTCACCGACGACGGCGTCCAGCGCCTGACCCATGCGCCCGATACGCTGGAAGCGCTGACCCTGCGCAGCCGCTCGCTGAGCCACCGCGTGCGGGCCGTCTTCGTGCAGCGGGCGCTGGGCACGCATTCGGCGCCCGTGCGCGGCGTGCACGTGCAGACCCGCGCCTCGGGCGTCGCGGCGCCGCCCGCCTGA
- a CDS encoding TfoX/Sxy family protein yields the protein MGVASGFVTYCAELLAGAGTVRSRRMFGGYGLYVDDVFVAIISGETLYLKVDAQTLPRFEAEGCRRFEYTARGKTHGLGFWTVPPEAMDSARLMQPWARLAVEAGLRARRL from the coding sequence ATGGGGGTCGCCTCCGGCTTCGTCACCTACTGCGCGGAGCTGCTCGCCGGCGCGGGCACGGTGCGCTCCCGGCGCATGTTCGGCGGCTACGGCCTCTACGTCGACGACGTGTTCGTGGCCATCATCAGCGGCGAGACGCTGTACCTGAAGGTCGATGCCCAGACCCTGCCCCGCTTCGAAGCCGAAGGCTGCCGGCGCTTCGAATACACCGCGCGCGGCAAAACGCACGGCCTGGGTTTCTGGACGGTCCCGCCGGAGGCGATGGATTCGGCGCGCCTGATGCAGCCCTGGGCCCGGCTGGCGGTCGAAGCGGGGCTGCGGGCCCGCCGGCTGTAA